Part of the Paenibacillus sp. FSL R7-0273 genome is shown below.
GATAGGCCAGCTCGACCGGAGTGGCGCTGATATTCAGCTGCCCGGCCAGGCTGCGGATGGAGGGAAGGCGGGTATCAGCCGGCAGTGTCCCGCCAAGAATCTCTTTTTTGAAATAGTTATACAGCTGTATGTAATACGGGAGCTTCCCGTCAGCATCGCTAAGCATAGGGTTTATCAGCATCGATCGGGCTCTCCCATCTGTCCTTTGGAATTTGCTTGTTTTGTATATTTTATAAGATACAGATATGCATTACCATAGAGTCATTAATAGAGACGGGGGATGGCATAATGAGCAAGCATTCGGGACTATTAACGGGGGAGCGCGTATATCTGCGCCCGCTGAACGGGGAGGACGCCGGGCTGTATTACAATATGTTTTTCGGAGCGGAGACACGCCGGCTGACGGGAACACAAAGGCATATTAATAAGGAGCAGATTGCTGCCTATATTGAACGCAAGGCCGGCGATGACAGCGGTGTGCTGCTGCTGATTGCCCTCAAAGAGAACGATGAGGTCATCGGCGACATTGCAATACAGGATATGGACCGGGGCAACCGCACTGCCAACCTGCGTCTGGCTATCGGGGAGGAACAGCACCTGAACCGGGGCTACGGGCGTGAAGCGCTGCTGCTGATGCTCGATTACGGCTTCGGCATTCTTAATCTGCACCGGATCGAGCTGGAGGTCTATACCTTCAACAGCCGTGCTGAGCATGTCTATGAGAGTGTCGGCTTTGTGCGGGAGGGCGTGCGGCGGCAGACGCTTTTTTATAACCATGAGTACCATGATGTTGTAATGATGAGCATGCTGGAGCAGGAGTACCGGGAGCGATATTTAAAATAAAGGTCAAAATAGGTCAAAAAAGTTGAATGATAAAAATAAGATATAAAAAATAAGCCGAAATGCCGGAATTTCCCGGTTTTTCGGTTTTTTCGGGTTTTGAGATTGCGCGGAGAGGAGGCTATAATAAAGCCATAAGAAAGGTCAAACAAAGTCAAAGTAAATCAAAAAAAACAAAAGCTGATGAGAGGAGAATGGAATATGTTTGATTTGGTCCCTTTTGGAAAACGCAGAGATGATGTATTTGGTGCACTCACAAAGTCATTGCATGATGTATTTAATGATGAGTTTTTTGCCCCGATGACGGGCGGCAGCGCCCTGTCTTTCCGGACGGATATCCGTGAGAGCGAGCAGGCCTATCTGATTGAGGCTGAGCTGCCGGGCTTTGGCAAGGACGATATCGACATTGATTATTCCAGCCCCTATCTGACGATCAAAGCGGTTCGCAGGGAAGAGAAAAGCGAGGAGAATGATAAGCAGCAGGTTGTGCGCCGGGAGCGCCGTTATGGTGAGTATGTCCGCCGTTTCTACGTGCAGGATATCAGCGGTGATGACATCCGGGCCACCCTCAAGGACGGGCTGCTGACGCTCGAGGTGCCGAAGCGGCAAAAGGCCGCCGGAAAGCGGATTGAGATACAGGACAACGGCAGCACGGGACCGCAGCTTCAGTAAGCTGTCAAGCCCGGCGGAGTGCTGAGGGAGTACAGGGCCGCTTCGACGGGCTTTTTATATAGCAGTCTACACAAAGGCGCATTGTAGTGGGGATACCGGCTATGATGCGTCTTTTGTGAATAATATAGATACATGAGATGCAGAATCTTTGCTGGAAAGGAGTGGATTCTCTTGGCGGCAAAAAATTACTATGATGCGCTGGGCGTGAGCAGGCAGGCAAGCAGGCAGGAGATCAAAAAGGCTTATCAGAAGCTTGCGAAGCAGTGGCATCCCGATGTGAACAAGGCCCCGGAGGCAGAGGCCAGATTCAAGGAGGCTGCGGAAGCCTACGAGGTGCTGGGCAATGAAGAAAAGCGGGCCGCTTATGATGAGGAGCTACGCTACGGGGCTGCCGGCTTCGGCTCCGCAGGCGGCTGGCGGGCCGGTGGTCCGTCATCGGGTGGCGGGCAGGGCCCGTTTGGAGCAGGCTGGGAGTCTGCGTTCGGGGCCGGCGGTGCTTTTTCTGCGTCCGGCAGCGGGATCGGCGAGGAGGATCTGTTCGGTATGTTTTTTGGCAGCCGGGGGGCAGCGGACCGGGCGGGCTTTGATTTTTTCGGCGGAAGCGGCGGCAGCTCCGGCGGAGGGCATGGCATGATGCAGGCCCAGCTGGAAATTACGCTGGAACAGGCGTATAAGGGAGGCAATGTGAGCATACAGGCTGGCGGCAGGCAGATGACGGTTAGCATTCCGCCGCGCTCGCCGGAGGGGGCCGTTATCCGGATGCCAGGCGCGGCCGGCCAGAGTGAGGATTTGCTGATTGTCCTGCAGCTTGCACCGCATGAAATATACGGTGTTGAGGACGGGGACCTGCACGGAACGGTTGAAATAGCACCGTGGTAGGCCGTGCTTGGCGGAGAAGCCAGGGTGCCGCTGCCTGACGGCAGCAGCATCAAGCTGAAGATTCCGGCCGGTACGGCAGCCGGCCACATGCTGCGTATTCCTGGCAAGGGACTGAAGCGCCGGAGCGGAACAAGCGGCGATATCCTGTTTCGGATTGAGCTTGTGATACCGGCGGATACGGGAGAAGCCGGGAAGGCGCTCTACCGGAAGCTGGCTGAAACAAGCGGCTATCAGGCCGGAGTAAAGCGCGGAAGCAGCGGGAAGCAGCGGCAGAAAGCGGCTATGGGCTAAAAGAGCCGGTGGGTATCCGGGTAATAATATAGAAAGAACAAAGGATAAAGGAAATAGAATTTATGAAAGGTGATGTATGCATATGGATTTCAACAAGTTAACACAGAAGCTGCAGGAAGCGGTCGCTGCAGCACAATCGCTGGCGGCTGCTGCCGGGCACCAGGAGATCGACAATCTCCACCTGCTGAAAGCCCTGCTCCAGCAGCAGGAGGGCCTGCTGCCGAGGCTGCTGCAGAAGCTGAATGTTCCCGCAGCCGAGCTGCTGCGCGGCACCGAGGAGCTGCTGCAGCGGAAGCCGAGTGTCAGCGGCTCGGGTGCTGGCACTATGCGGCGCTACGCATCAGCCTCGCTGATCGAAGTGCTGGAGCAGGCCGATAAGGAAGCGGCCGCGATGCACGACGAGTTCGTAGCTGTGGAGCATGCCGTTCTGGCGATGGTATCAGACACCGGCAGCGGCAACCGGGAGCTGCGCGGCTTATTCACCAGCCGCGGGATTACACGCGGCAAGCTGCTGGGTGTGCTGGCTGAGATCCGCGGCCATCAGCGGGTGACGAGCCGGGAGCCGGAGGCCACCTACGAGGTGCTGGAGAAGTACGGCCGCGATCTAGTCGCCGAGGTGCGGGCCGGCAAAATCGACCCGGTCATCGGACGCGACGGCGAAATCCGCCGGGTGATCCGCATCCTCTCCCGCAAGACGAAGAACAACCCGGTGCTGATCGGGGAGCCGGGCGTCGGGAAGACGGCGATCGTCGAAGGCCTGGCCCACCGGATTGTCCGCCGGGACGTGCCGGAGGGGCTGAAGGACAAAACGATTTTTTCGCTGGACATGAGTGCCCTGGTCGCCGGTGCGAAGTACCGCGGGGAGTTTGAGGAGCGGCTGCAGGCAGTGCTTAAGGAAATCCGCGAGAGCAACGGCCGGATTCTCCTGTTCATTGACGAGCTTCATACGATCGTCGGTGCCGGAAAGACCGAGGGTGCAATGGATGCCGGCAATATGCTGAAGCCGATGCTGGCCCGCGGCGAGCTGCACTGTATCGGTGCCACCACGCTGGATGAGTACCGCAAATATATCGAGAAGGACCCGGCGCTGGAGCGGCGCTTTCAGCAGGTGCTGGTCAGCGAGCCGAATGTCGAGGATACGATCTCCATTCTGCGCGGGCTGAAGGAACGGTTCGAGGTGCATCACGGGGTCAAAATCCATGACAGCGCCCTGGTCGCCGCCGGCGTGCTCTCAAACCGCTATATCACGGACCGCTTCCTGCCGGATAAGGCGATTGATCTGGTGGACGAGGCCTGCGCGATGATCCGCACCGAGATTGATTCGATGCCGGGCGAAATGGATGAGGTTACCCGCCGCCTGATGCAGATGGAGATTGAGGAGGCGGCGCTCAAGAAGGAAACTGATGATGCCAGCGCGCGCCGGCTGGAGAGTCTGCAGCGTGAGCTAGCCGATCTCAAGGAGAAGCATCTGACCATGACTGCCCGCTGGGAGAAGGAGAAATCGGCCATTCAGGGCATCCGCGACCTGAAGAAGAAGCT
Proteins encoded:
- a CDS encoding GNAT family N-acetyltransferase, which encodes MSKHSGLLTGERVYLRPLNGEDAGLYYNMFFGAETRRLTGTQRHINKEQIAAYIERKAGDDSGVLLLIALKENDEVIGDIAIQDMDRGNRTANLRLAIGEEQHLNRGYGREALLLMLDYGFGILNLHRIELEVYTFNSRAEHVYESVGFVREGVRRQTLFYNHEYHDVVMMSMLEQEYRERYLK
- a CDS encoding Hsp20/alpha crystallin family protein, which gives rise to MFDLVPFGKRRDDVFGALTKSLHDVFNDEFFAPMTGGSALSFRTDIRESEQAYLIEAELPGFGKDDIDIDYSSPYLTIKAVRREEKSEENDKQQVVRRERRYGEYVRRFYVQDISGDDIRATLKDGLLTLEVPKRQKAAGKRIEIQDNGSTGPQLQ
- the clpB gene encoding ATP-dependent chaperone ClpB, translated to MDFNKLTQKLQEAVAAAQSLAAAAGHQEIDNLHLLKALLQQQEGLLPRLLQKLNVPAAELLRGTEELLQRKPSVSGSGAGTMRRYASASLIEVLEQADKEAAAMHDEFVAVEHAVLAMVSDTGSGNRELRGLFTSRGITRGKLLGVLAEIRGHQRVTSREPEATYEVLEKYGRDLVAEVRAGKIDPVIGRDGEIRRVIRILSRKTKNNPVLIGEPGVGKTAIVEGLAHRIVRRDVPEGLKDKTIFSLDMSALVAGAKYRGEFEERLQAVLKEIRESNGRILLFIDELHTIVGAGKTEGAMDAGNMLKPMLARGELHCIGATTLDEYRKYIEKDPALERRFQQVLVSEPNVEDTISILRGLKERFEVHHGVKIHDSALVAAGVLSNRYITDRFLPDKAIDLVDEACAMIRTEIDSMPGEMDEVTRRLMQMEIEEAALKKETDDASARRLESLQRELADLKEKHLTMTARWEKEKSAIQGIRDLKKKLEQARKELVDAQEVYDLNKSAELSYGIIPELEKQVKAAEEAAQQDQETRLLREAVTEEEIADIVSRWTGVPVSRLVEGERDKLLRLEETLHERVVGQEEAVSLVADAVLRARAGIKDPNRPIGSFLFLGPTGVGKTELAKALAVSLFDREDGMIRIDMSEYMEKHSVSRLVGAPPGYIGYEEGGQLTEAVRRQPYTVVLLDEVEKAHPDVFNILLQLLDDGRLTDSQGRIVDFKNTIVIMTSNIGSPHLIQGTDDNGELTQAVKDRVMKELSGHFRPEFLNRVDDIVLFKPLTIAEIGQIVVKLADGLRLRLSERGIGLTLSDAAVGFIAKEGFDPVYGARPLKRFIQRSLETPVARALIAGEAEEGSVLAVDEADGKLSVAIRQPEPAASGKA